One Brachyspira suanatina DNA segment encodes these proteins:
- a CDS encoding TldD/PmbA family protein: protein MKYFNFDENFLHTVLEEALKNGGEYADLFFEDTKVNSISYLDSKVDDMSLGNNYGVGLRIIVNKKTIYLYSNDTSNNSLINLAKSAASIVNDKKYIVKDFIQSKEKDNHPLHINPFDINFDEKIEVLSFLDKTSRGVSDKIKQVNAMYSEKQRNILVCASNGILKEDSQTYIRLIMMAMASDGTNTQTARRTKGALDGFQIIKDINLEDMAMDTSNSAIKMLNSKYPKSGKYPVVIDNAFGGVIFHEACGHALEATSVADNASVFCNKLGEKIASDVVTAVDDGTIKNAWGSYNIDDEGNEAQRTVLIENGILKSYLVDELGSMKMNQKITGSARRENYKYPPTSRMRNTFIDKGNASFDELISGIEYGLYAKKMGGGSVDPATTDYNFAVSEGYLIENGKITEPVRGATLIGRGDETLMNIEAVSSNLELADGLCGSISGSVPTTVGQPAIKVKELTVGGR, encoded by the coding sequence ATGAAATATTTTAATTTTGATGAAAATTTTTTGCATACAGTTTTAGAAGAAGCTTTAAAAAATGGCGGCGAGTATGCTGATTTATTTTTTGAAGATACTAAAGTTAATTCGATAAGTTATTTAGATTCAAAAGTTGATGATATGAGTCTTGGCAATAATTATGGTGTCGGATTAAGAATTATAGTTAATAAAAAAACAATATATTTGTATTCTAATGATACAAGTAATAACAGTTTAATTAATTTGGCAAAATCTGCAGCTTCTATTGTAAATGATAAAAAGTATATAGTTAAAGATTTTATTCAGTCAAAAGAAAAAGATAATCACCCATTACATATAAATCCTTTCGATATAAATTTTGATGAGAAAATAGAAGTTCTTTCGTTTTTAGATAAAACATCAAGAGGAGTATCAGATAAAATAAAACAAGTTAATGCTATGTATTCAGAAAAGCAAAGAAATATTTTAGTATGTGCAAGTAATGGAATATTAAAAGAAGATTCTCAAACATATATAAGACTTATTATGATGGCTATGGCTAGCGATGGAACAAATACTCAAACAGCACGCAGAACAAAAGGAGCATTAGACGGATTCCAAATTATAAAAGATATTAATTTAGAAGATATGGCAATGGATACATCTAACTCAGCTATAAAGATGCTTAATTCTAAATATCCTAAATCCGGAAAATATCCTGTTGTAATAGATAATGCATTCGGAGGGGTAATATTCCATGAGGCTTGCGGACATGCCTTGGAGGCTACATCTGTTGCTGATAATGCCAGCGTATTCTGCAATAAATTGGGAGAGAAAATTGCTTCCGATGTAGTTACTGCTGTAGATGATGGAACTATAAAAAATGCTTGGGGAAGTTATAATATTGATGATGAGGGTAATGAGGCACAAAGAACGGTTTTAATAGAGAACGGTATATTAAAAAGCTATTTAGTTGATGAGCTTGGTTCTATGAAGATGAATCAAAAAATAACTGGAAGTGCTAGGAGAGAAAATTATAAATATCCTCCTACTTCAAGAATGAGAAACACATTTATAGACAAAGGCAATGCTAGTTTTGATGAGCTTATATCAGGAATAGAGTATGGACTTTATGCTAAAAAAATGGGAGGCGGTTCAGTTGATCCTGCTACAACAGATTATAACTTTGCTGTTTCTGAAGGTTATTTAATAGAGAATGGAAAAATTACTGAACCTGTAAGAGGTGCTACACTTATAGGACGCGGAGATGAAACACTTATGAATATAGAGGCAGTTTCATCAAATTTAGAATTGGCTGATGGTTTGTGCGGAAGTATTTCAGGTTCTGTTCCTACTACTGTTGGACAGCCTGCTATTAAAGTTAAAGAGCTTACTGTTGGAGGAAGATAA
- a CDS encoding HAD-IIA family hydrolase: protein MISIISDMDGVIYRGNNLIEGAEDFIKMLLYKNVPFLFLTNNAEQTPRDLKRKLESLGVNGLDEKHFFTAAQATAIFLQRQLANGTAYVIGTGGLVSELYNVGYSINDVNPDYVVVGKTNAFNFDMLQKAVHLINKGAKFIGCNPDIVDPAPNGELIPAVGPILAAIETATGKKPYIVGKPNPIMMSIAKNQINAHSENTLMVGDRMDTDILGGLGAGMKTALVLSGVTTKEMIEEFPYRPNYIFNSVAEIDVEKF from the coding sequence ATGATTAGCATAATATCAGATATGGACGGAGTTATATACAGAGGTAATAACTTAATAGAAGGTGCAGAAGATTTCATAAAAATGTTATTATATAAAAATGTACCTTTTCTATTTTTAACAAATAATGCTGAACAAACTCCTAGAGATTTAAAAAGAAAATTAGAGTCATTGGGTGTGAACGGATTAGATGAAAAACATTTTTTCACAGCAGCACAGGCAACAGCTATATTCTTACAAAGACAGCTTGCAAACGGTACTGCTTATGTAATAGGAACAGGCGGACTTGTAAGCGAATTATATAATGTGGGATACAGCATAAACGATGTTAATCCTGATTATGTAGTAGTTGGTAAAACTAATGCTTTTAACTTTGATATGCTTCAAAAGGCAGTGCATCTAATAAATAAAGGTGCAAAATTTATAGGATGCAATCCTGATATAGTAGACCCAGCTCCTAATGGAGAATTAATACCAGCAGTAGGACCTATATTGGCAGCAATAGAAACAGCTACAGGTAAAAAGCCTTATATAGTAGGCAAACCTAATCCTATTATGATGTCTATAGCTAAAAATCAAATAAATGCTCATAGTGAAAATACTTTGATGGTTGGCGACAGAATGGATACAGATATATTAGGAGGACTTGGTGCCGGTATGAAAACAGCTTTAGTACTTTCAGGGGTTACTACAAAAGAAATGATAGAAGAGTTTCCATACAGACCGAATTATATATTTAATTCTGTAGCAGAAATAGATGTAGAAAAATTTTAA
- a CDS encoding pyridoxamine 5'-phosphate oxidase family protein, whose translation MFREMRRKNQLLSNSQSISILEKCSSGVLAVSGDDNYPYAVPLSYVYYDNKIFFHIAKSGYKLDAIKNNNKVSFCVIEKDDIKPKEYTTYYRSVIIFGKSFIVEDDNQKREAIEKLALKYYPNDTQLNRNNVIDKEYDAFYIIELHIEYMTGKEAIELVNNGFK comes from the coding sequence ATGTTTAGAGAAATGAGAAGGAAAAATCAATTATTATCAAATTCACAAAGCATTTCAATATTAGAAAAATGCAGCTCTGGAGTACTTGCTGTTTCAGGTGATGATAATTATCCTTATGCTGTTCCTTTAAGTTATGTTTATTATGATAATAAAATATTTTTTCATATAGCTAAAAGCGGATATAAATTAGATGCTATAAAAAATAATAATAAAGTTTCTTTCTGTGTCATAGAAAAAGATGATATAAAGCCAAAAGAGTATACAACTTATTATAGAAGTGTAATCATTTTTGGTAAGTCTTTTATAGTTGAAGATGATAATCAAAAAAGAGAAGCTATTGAAAAACTTGCATTGAAATATTATCCTAATGATACACAGTTAAATAGAAATAATGTAATTGATAAAGAGTATGATGCTTTTTATATTATAGAACTGCATATAGAATATATGACAGGAAAAGAGGCTATAGAGTTAGTTAATAATGGTTTTAAATAG
- a CDS encoding aldose epimerase family protein, with protein MFRSKKEDFGKNSYIYTLENDKGLKVKLAEVGASITGIFFKDKDGKEVEVAFGSDDIEFYTPEAKNGHMGATVGRVAGRTIGAKFTIDDKEYNITANKAPDHTHGGINGLSYVMYNSIQKKDNEVLFSYVSKDGEEGYPGNLNLIVKYTITDENEIIIDYIATTDKPTPLNIMNHSYFNLNGSGSIKDHEMFIDAKYYLAEENSITSGEVLKTKNTPYDFTSLKKVDEIIKSKDGCDNCFIFDDSNINKQRVKILSRKTNIALEVFTTKPSVLFYTANHFNNFKVRNQILNRHEAFCLETQYLSCSLNFNHFPSIILYPDREYNHRTIYKFSLI; from the coding sequence ATGTTTAGATCAAAAAAAGAAGATTTTGGAAAAAATTCTTATATCTATACATTGGAAAATGATAAAGGATTAAAAGTAAAATTGGCAGAAGTTGGAGCAAGTATAACTGGGATATTTTTCAAAGATAAGGATGGAAAAGAAGTAGAAGTAGCATTTGGTTCTGATGATATAGAGTTTTATACACCCGAAGCTAAAAATGGTCATATGGGTGCTACTGTAGGAAGAGTTGCAGGAAGAACTATAGGTGCTAAATTCACAATAGATGATAAAGAATATAATATAACAGCAAATAAAGCTCCAGATCACACTCATGGAGGAATAAACGGACTTTCTTATGTAATGTACAACTCAATACAAAAAAAAGATAATGAAGTACTATTTTCTTATGTCTCTAAAGATGGAGAAGAAGGATATCCGGGAAATCTTAATCTAATAGTAAAATATACAATTACAGATGAAAATGAAATAATAATAGACTATATTGCAACTACTGATAAGCCAACTCCTTTAAACATAATGAATCACTCGTATTTTAATTTAAATGGCAGTGGAAGTATAAAAGATCATGAAATGTTTATAGATGCCAAATACTATCTTGCTGAAGAAAATTCAATAACATCAGGAGAAGTATTGAAAACTAAAAATACTCCTTATGATTTCACTTCATTGAAAAAAGTTGATGAAATAATAAAATCAAAAGATGGCTGTGATAATTGCTTTATTTTCGATGATAGTAATATAAATAAACAAAGAGTAAAAATATTATCAAGAAAAACAAATATAGCTTTGGAAGTATTTACTACTAAACCTTCTGTATTATTCTATACAGCTAATCATTTCAATAATTTTAAAGTTAGAAATCAAATATTAAACAGACATGAAGCATTCTGTTTAGAAACTCAATATTTATCATGTTCATTGAATTTTAATCATTTCCCAAGCATTATACTTTATCCTGATAGAGAATATAATCATAGAACAATATACAAATTTAGTTTAATATAA
- a CDS encoding secondary thiamine-phosphate synthase enzyme YjbQ — translation MHTINVKTKARFDIVDITGEVQKCINDENIENGIAVIFVPHTTAAVGINENADPDVVFDMKNAFNKLVPQHDNYEHREGNSQAHVLSSLVAPSLTVIIENKKIVLGTWQDIYFFEFDGARNRKVYVQIISK, via the coding sequence ATGCATACTATTAATGTAAAAACTAAAGCCAGATTTGATATAGTTGATATTACAGGAGAAGTTCAAAAATGCATAAATGATGAAAATATAGAAAATGGAATAGCTGTTATATTTGTACCGCATACAACTGCTGCTGTAGGAATAAATGAAAATGCTGATCCTGATGTTGTATTTGATATGAAGAATGCTTTCAATAAATTAGTACCTCAGCATGATAATTATGAACATAGAGAAGGTAATTCACAAGCTCATGTATTATCATCTTTGGTAGCTCCTAGTTTAACAGTAATAATAGAAAATAAAAAAATAGTATTAGGTACTTGGCAGGACATATACTTCTTTGAATTCGACGGTGCTAGAAATAGAAAAGTTTATGTACAAATTATATCAAAATAA